One genomic segment of Arthrobacter sp. zg-Y1110 includes these proteins:
- a CDS encoding motility protein A, with amino-acid sequence MDPATIIGLVLAFGSLYAMITLEGAHVSALLLPAPMILVFGATIAVGLAGGTFKDFILSFKSLPRAFMGKTPRPQETIDRVVLLAEKARSEGLLSLEQDAAEVEDPFLRTALQNIADGTDGEELRMLLEDEIATKTATDKIAVKFFNSLGGYGPTIGIIGTVVSLTHVLENLSTPDHLGPMIATAFVATLWGLLSANFIWLPISTRLKRLAELEADEMNLLMEGVLALQAGSQPRLLGERLRAMVPAHTLGGKADKADKADKADAADKVQDAA; translated from the coding sequence ATGGATCCAGCAACAATTATCGGCTTAGTCCTCGCCTTCGGGTCGCTTTATGCCATGATCACCCTCGAAGGTGCCCATGTGTCCGCGCTCCTGCTGCCGGCGCCGATGATCCTCGTATTCGGCGCCACCATTGCCGTGGGCCTTGCGGGAGGAACCTTCAAGGACTTCATCCTGTCCTTCAAGTCCCTGCCCCGGGCCTTCATGGGCAAGACCCCCCGGCCGCAGGAGACCATTGACCGGGTGGTCCTGCTGGCGGAAAAGGCCCGCAGCGAAGGCCTCCTGTCCCTTGAGCAGGACGCCGCGGAGGTCGAAGATCCCTTCCTGCGCACGGCCCTGCAGAACATCGCCGACGGCACCGACGGCGAGGAGCTGCGCATGCTGCTCGAAGACGAAATCGCCACCAAGACCGCCACCGACAAGATTGCGGTGAAGTTCTTCAACAGCTTGGGCGGTTATGGTCCCACCATCGGCATCATCGGCACCGTTGTTTCGCTGACCCACGTCCTGGAGAACCTCTCCACCCCGGACCACCTGGGGCCCATGATCGCCACTGCCTTTGTGGCCACCCTGTGGGGGCTGCTTTCGGCCAACTTCATCTGGCTGCCCATCAGCACCCGGCTCAAGCGGCTGGCGGAGCTCGAAGCGGATGAAATGAACCTCCTGATGGAAGGTGTCCTGGCCCTGCAGGCCGGCAGCCAGCCGCGCCTGCTCGGGGAACGGCTGCGCGCGATGGTCCCGGCCCACACATTGGGCGGCAAGGCGGACAAGGCAGATAAGGCCGACAAGGCCGATGCTGCAGACAAGGTCCAGGACGCAGCGTGA
- a CDS encoding flagellar hook assembly protein FlgD, with the protein MPVEGVAAAGGITAGGTAVREPKQTMDSEVFMHLLVTQLRNQDPSSPMDTNEMISQTTQLASMEQLTAMAKMDEENFSLQMRIAAAALIGQTVTYTNDDGVSVTGTAKSVSYAAGVPTVNINGEDVLLDRISGVVDGAADQTPDAPKAPAATA; encoded by the coding sequence GTGCCCGTAGAAGGAGTAGCGGCCGCAGGCGGCATTACCGCCGGCGGAACCGCAGTCCGAGAGCCAAAGCAAACCATGGACAGCGAGGTCTTTATGCACCTGCTGGTCACCCAGCTGCGCAACCAGGACCCCAGTTCGCCCATGGACACCAACGAGATGATCTCCCAGACCACCCAGCTGGCGTCCATGGAACAGCTCACCGCCATGGCGAAGATGGACGAAGAGAATTTCTCCCTGCAGATGCGTATTGCCGCTGCTGCGCTCATCGGCCAGACCGTCACCTATACCAACGACGACGGTGTGTCCGTCACCGGAACCGCCAAATCGGTCTCCTACGCCGCCGGCGTCCCGACCGTCAACATCAACGGTGAGGATGTCCTGCTGGACCGAATCTCCGGCGTCGTCGACGGGGCAGCAGATCAAACCCCCGACGCACCCAAAGCACCCGCAGCAACCGCATAA
- a CDS encoding flagellar motor switch protein FliM produces MPAKAKPVEVYDFSRPTTLAREHARVLEMAFDTFARQWGTQLTAKVRVLSQVTSEDVQVLSYDEYAAALPDNTGMVLFNISTTSAKAVIQFPMAAALSWVGHMLGGTGFQTAPERKFTHIEQALLGKIMDDAVEDLHYSLGHLLSAPLTLSSVQYNSQFAQAAASGDPMIVATFEMVVGETTAPATVAIPAAALLPQLDPLGAQSSNAAPAELVQLQLAHVPVKVCLQLEPITVKPAMVLNLAVGDVLNLGHPRHRPLNVTVDGQTLAQAAVGASGSRLAGSIVSIEEK; encoded by the coding sequence ATGCCCGCGAAAGCAAAGCCCGTAGAGGTCTATGACTTCAGCAGGCCCACTACGCTGGCCCGTGAGCATGCGCGTGTCCTGGAAATGGCCTTCGACACCTTCGCCCGCCAGTGGGGCACGCAGCTGACCGCCAAGGTGCGGGTGCTTTCGCAGGTCACCTCGGAAGACGTGCAGGTGCTGAGCTACGACGAGTACGCCGCCGCGCTGCCGGACAACACCGGCATGGTGCTTTTCAACATCTCCACCACCTCCGCGAAGGCCGTCATCCAGTTCCCCATGGCCGCAGCACTGTCCTGGGTGGGACACATGCTCGGCGGCACCGGCTTCCAGACCGCGCCGGAGCGCAAATTCACGCATATCGAGCAGGCACTGCTGGGCAAGATCATGGACGACGCCGTGGAGGACCTGCACTACTCCCTCGGCCACCTGCTCTCGGCCCCGCTGACGCTGTCCTCGGTCCAGTACAACTCGCAGTTCGCCCAGGCGGCGGCCTCCGGGGACCCGATGATCGTGGCCACTTTCGAGATGGTGGTCGGTGAAACCACCGCTCCCGCCACCGTGGCCATCCCGGCCGCCGCCCTGCTGCCGCAGCTGGACCCGCTGGGCGCCCAGTCCAGCAACGCCGCTCCGGCCGAACTTGTCCAGCTGCAGCTTGCACACGTGCCCGTGAAGGTGTGCCTGCAGCTGGAACCCATCACGGTGAAGCCCGCCATGGTCTTGAACCTTGCCGTAGGGGACGTCCTGAATCTGGGCCACCCCCGCCACCGCCCGCTGAACGTCACCGTTGACGGACAGACGCTGGCCCAGGCAGCAGTAGGAGCCAGCGGGTCACGCCTTGCCGGCAGCATCGTCAGTATCGAGGAGAAGTAA
- a CDS encoding flagellar hook protein FlgE, whose translation MLRSLYSGISGLRSHQTMLDVTGNNIANVNTTGYKATAVQFQDTLSQLTQGATAPGANNGGGNPAQVGLGVLVSGITTNFTQGSAQATGRAEDLMINGEGYFITRQGNTSTYTRAGAFNLDGAGRLVSTDGGIVQGWTANADGTLNTGGAVGNIVLPDGAIVPAAATNEATMTGNLPSETPVGGTVVRDMDVYDANGNPSVVPLTFTRTAGGWSVSATGAALVDLDFADGAQADANADTITVGGVAVNLTGLSSYAGVSTASVTSNGRSAGTLESFSIGKDGTVIGSFTNGAKQALARIAVATFTNSAGLEKAGNSSFTATVNSGNPVIAGPGEAGAGGIGSGMLEMSNVDLSQEFTNLIVAQRGFQANARIITTSDEVLQELTNLKR comes from the coding sequence ATGCTTCGCTCCCTTTACTCCGGTATCTCCGGACTCCGCTCGCACCAGACCATGCTTGACGTCACCGGCAACAACATCGCCAACGTCAACACCACCGGTTACAAAGCCACTGCCGTCCAGTTCCAGGACACCCTGTCCCAGCTGACGCAGGGTGCCACCGCGCCAGGCGCCAACAACGGCGGCGGCAACCCGGCGCAGGTCGGCCTCGGCGTCCTGGTCTCCGGTATCACCACCAACTTCACGCAGGGTTCGGCGCAGGCCACGGGCCGGGCCGAGGACCTGATGATCAACGGCGAGGGTTACTTCATCACCCGCCAGGGCAATACCTCCACCTATACCCGCGCGGGCGCGTTCAACCTGGACGGAGCCGGCCGCCTGGTCTCAACGGACGGCGGCATTGTCCAGGGCTGGACTGCCAACGCCGACGGCACCCTGAACACCGGCGGTGCAGTGGGCAACATTGTCCTGCCCGACGGTGCCATCGTCCCGGCCGCGGCTACCAACGAAGCCACCATGACCGGCAACCTGCCCTCGGAGACCCCGGTCGGCGGCACGGTTGTGCGCGACATGGACGTCTACGATGCCAACGGCAACCCCTCAGTGGTTCCCCTGACCTTCACGCGTACCGCGGGCGGCTGGAGCGTTAGCGCGACGGGCGCGGCACTCGTGGACCTGGACTTTGCCGACGGCGCCCAGGCCGACGCCAATGCCGACACCATCACCGTGGGCGGCGTGGCCGTGAACCTCACCGGGCTCTCCAGCTACGCCGGTGTCAGCACGGCCTCCGTCACCAGCAACGGCCGCAGTGCGGGCACGCTGGAGTCCTTCTCCATCGGCAAGGACGGCACGGTGATCGGTTCCTTCACCAACGGTGCAAAGCAGGCCCTGGCCCGCATCGCCGTCGCCACCTTCACCAACTCGGCCGGCCTGGAGAAGGCCGGCAACTCGAGCTTCACCGCTACGGTGAACTCCGGCAACCCCGTCATCGCCGGTCCCGGCGAGGCCGGTGCCGGCGGCATCGGCAGCGGCATGCTGGAAATGTCCAACGTGGACCTGTCCCAGGAATTCACCAACCTGATCGTCGCCCAGCGCGGCTTCCAGGCCAACGCCCGAATCATCACCACCTCGGACGAAGTGCTGCAGGAACTGACCAACCTGAAGCGCTAG
- a CDS encoding flagellar hook-length control protein FliK: MSVSAGMPRTAAPAASPRTAVQGSASAGVGADQFGSTFEDALAASNRAASSRDAGRDAGKAAARDAGKAAPMPEQKAGGQAAATAPADFAGTSTAVEGAAASPLQPASVMPAPGSSVQPPVPAPATAFAGFAGASLPAAVSTGAGSSDSEAVDGVPVGGAAPGAAGTAATAVASTPGSVMAAATAGAAAVVTTGAAATAAPRNTADAGTPKPSAVTTSGAASAATGGSPLPGTAATAATATSPANAVTAGTAGTAGTVQADAAASAAGLPATGGAAPASNAPAGAANSTVVPGSVPVSGAGAGNAAALAFAAAMPAAGTADTAASAAPVPAGAAESPAVGPVMTLSPLQPQAAVSGAPVMPAASAAAPVATPLLPQVSQPLFSLATATQGEHVMTLSITPDNLGPVTVRAHVGTEGVRIELFAPSEAGREALRTLMTDLRRDLAGSGMNANLSLSAQDAPGEGAERRGHGTEPGSATQDRANPEQTPADPAPLTYRPGFPASASTIDFLA; the protein is encoded by the coding sequence ATGAGCGTCTCCGCCGGCATGCCGCGCACGGCCGCCCCCGCTGCTTCCCCCCGGACCGCTGTCCAGGGGTCCGCCTCCGCGGGCGTTGGTGCAGACCAGTTCGGGTCCACGTTTGAGGATGCCCTTGCCGCCTCGAACCGGGCCGCATCCAGCCGCGACGCTGGACGCGACGCCGGGAAAGCTGCTGCCCGCGACGCCGGGAAAGCTGCTCCAATGCCGGAACAAAAGGCTGGCGGACAGGCTGCCGCGACAGCCCCTGCAGACTTTGCCGGTACGTCCACTGCAGTCGAGGGCGCCGCGGCTTCCCCGTTGCAGCCTGCGTCCGTAATGCCCGCGCCCGGATCATCGGTGCAGCCCCCGGTTCCCGCTCCGGCAACGGCTTTTGCCGGTTTTGCGGGTGCATCCCTGCCGGCAGCAGTCTCAACCGGTGCCGGGTCCAGCGATTCCGAAGCTGTTGACGGCGTTCCCGTCGGGGGAGCCGCACCGGGTGCGGCGGGCACGGCCGCCACGGCCGTCGCCTCCACCCCGGGCAGCGTCATGGCCGCGGCTACTGCGGGCGCCGCCGCCGTCGTCACCACCGGGGCGGCAGCAACAGCAGCTCCGCGGAACACGGCCGATGCCGGTACCCCGAAGCCGTCTGCCGTCACCACCTCAGGTGCGGCCAGCGCGGCCACCGGAGGAAGTCCTTTGCCGGGCACCGCAGCCACGGCAGCCACGGCAACGTCACCGGCAAACGCCGTCACCGCAGGCACCGCAGGCACCGCAGGCACCGTTCAAGCCGATGCCGCCGCCTCGGCGGCAGGACTCCCGGCAACCGGCGGCGCCGCACCGGCGTCGAACGCGCCGGCCGGGGCAGCGAACAGCACAGTGGTTCCCGGCTCCGTGCCGGTCTCCGGTGCAGGCGCCGGAAACGCGGCGGCCCTGGCCTTCGCCGCCGCAATGCCCGCCGCCGGAACTGCCGATACTGCCGCTTCCGCCGCACCGGTTCCCGCGGGCGCAGCAGAATCCCCGGCTGTCGGGCCGGTTATGACACTGTCCCCGCTGCAGCCCCAGGCGGCTGTCTCCGGAGCGCCCGTCATGCCGGCGGCCTCGGCGGCCGCGCCCGTTGCAACCCCGCTGCTGCCCCAGGTGTCCCAGCCGCTGTTTTCCCTTGCAACGGCTACGCAGGGGGAGCATGTGATGACGCTGAGCATCACCCCGGACAACCTCGGACCGGTCACCGTTAGGGCCCATGTGGGTACGGAAGGCGTCCGGATCGAGCTATTCGCTCCGTCCGAGGCCGGCCGCGAAGCGCTGCGCACCCTCATGACGGACCTGCGCCGGGACCTTGCCGGCTCGGGCATGAACGCCAACCTTTCCCTCTCCGCCCAGGACGCCCCGGGCGAGGGTGCTGAACGCCGCGGGCACGGAACGGAACCGGGTTCTGCAACGCAGGACCGGGCCAACCCCGAGCAGACGCCGGCGGACCCGGCTCCACTCACTTACCGGCCGGGATTCCCCGCGTCGGCATCAACCATCGACTTCCTGGCCTAG
- the fliO gene encoding flagellar biosynthetic protein FliO — translation METLFLGLRVLVSLGAVLGLLWFLQRRFSRTLGSAGANQPAVRVVSRQPLGPKASLVVVETDGQRLLLGVAEGSVNLLHTTEVPPESEPVPATGFAASLEAAQQSSASYPEDGHAADAYSALPPRRAGRGAHALPSTHPVPAKSALAGSILAPETWRQAGAALGRGRKR, via the coding sequence GTGGAAACCCTGTTTCTGGGACTCCGTGTCCTGGTTTCACTGGGCGCCGTGCTCGGACTCCTGTGGTTCCTGCAGCGCCGCTTTAGCCGCACCCTCGGTTCCGCCGGCGCGAACCAGCCCGCCGTGCGCGTGGTCAGCCGCCAGCCGCTGGGCCCCAAGGCCTCCCTGGTAGTGGTGGAAACCGACGGACAGCGCCTCCTGCTCGGGGTGGCCGAAGGTTCGGTAAACCTGCTGCACACCACAGAGGTTCCCCCGGAATCCGAACCGGTGCCCGCAACCGGGTTTGCCGCCTCGCTGGAAGCCGCCCAGCAGTCCTCCGCGTCCTATCCGGAGGACGGCCATGCCGCCGACGCCTACTCCGCCCTGCCCCCGCGCCGCGCCGGACGAGGGGCACATGCCCTTCCCTCCACGCACCCGGTGCCCGCCAAATCGGCGCTGGCCGGATCCATCCTTGCCCCCGAAACCTGGCGCCAGGCCGGCGCGGCCCTGGGCCGGGGACGCAAACGGTGA
- the fliQ gene encoding flagellar biosynthesis protein FliQ: MDTNAVLDIAMQGLWVAAKLSAPVLITALVVGFAISLLQSITQIQEVTLSFVPKALAVALALLVCGHWMISEIVSFTHEMFQRIPSLLGGG, encoded by the coding sequence GTGGATACAAACGCCGTCCTGGACATTGCCATGCAGGGACTCTGGGTTGCGGCCAAGCTGTCGGCCCCGGTGCTGATCACCGCGCTCGTAGTCGGGTTTGCCATCTCACTGCTGCAGTCCATCACCCAGATCCAGGAAGTCACGCTTTCGTTCGTGCCCAAGGCCCTTGCCGTGGCCCTCGCCCTGCTCGTGTGCGGACACTGGATGATTTCGGAAATCGTGTCCTTCACCCACGAGATGTTCCAGAGGATCCCGTCCCTGCTCGGCGGCGGCTAG
- a CDS encoding flagellar biosynthetic protein FliR gives MNITLDQDWIEAFLLASVRMVAFLVIAPPFSYNAFPARIKAMLGLGLGLAIAPQVSEGYNSLSTGAFFMAIVMELLVGFVLGFLVMVVFSAVQSAGNLIDTFGGFQLAQAFDPQSMVNGAQFTRIFQITALALLFASDGYQLIIGGLLRSFTALPLTGGLDLSSPVSALTAAVSQMFLASVQIAGPLLVVLFLADAGLGLLTRVAPALNAFALGFPLKILLTLSLASVVFLALPRIVSGLVSTIERALTGVG, from the coding sequence ATGAACATCACCCTTGACCAGGACTGGATCGAGGCGTTCCTGCTGGCCTCGGTGCGGATGGTGGCCTTCCTGGTCATCGCGCCCCCGTTCTCCTACAACGCGTTCCCGGCGCGGATCAAAGCCATGCTCGGGCTCGGCCTGGGGCTGGCCATCGCCCCGCAGGTAAGCGAGGGGTACAACTCGCTGAGCACCGGGGCGTTCTTCATGGCCATTGTGATGGAGCTGCTGGTGGGTTTTGTGCTGGGGTTCCTCGTGATGGTGGTTTTCTCCGCCGTGCAGTCCGCCGGCAACCTGATCGATACCTTCGGCGGTTTCCAGCTGGCGCAGGCCTTCGATCCGCAGTCCATGGTCAACGGCGCCCAGTTCACACGCATCTTCCAGATCACCGCCCTGGCGCTGCTCTTCGCCTCGGACGGCTACCAGCTGATTATCGGCGGGCTGCTGCGCAGTTTCACCGCGCTGCCGCTGACCGGGGGACTGGACCTGTCCTCACCGGTGTCCGCCCTGACCGCCGCGGTTTCGCAGATGTTCCTGGCGTCGGTGCAGATTGCCGGACCGCTGCTGGTGGTCCTGTTCCTGGCCGACGCGGGCCTGGGCCTGCTCACCCGCGTGGCCCCGGCCCTGAATGCCTTCGCCCTCGGCTTCCCCCTGAAGATCCTGCTGACGTTGTCCCTGGCCTCAGTTGTCTTCCTGGCCCTGCCCCGCATCGTCTCCGGGCTGGTCTCCACTATCGAGCGCGCGCTGACGGGGGTGGGATAG
- a CDS encoding flagellar motor protein MotB translates to MSAKGRRPKQHEEDDHPDERWMASYMDMVTVLMCMFIVLFAMSTVDAKKFEQLKESLATGFGAEESNTVDTAVGIIVPPDKVDSEETVEPDAALAAKEVDDLTALQDAIYAGLQEKGLEDAVRFEMDERGLTIRLVSSEMFFAPDLADLTDEAVQVLDTVGPALAPTTYQVSVEGHTAQVRQYADDALDWELSSSRSVNVLRYLVSGGGVKQDHMKAVGYGESRPLTPGRDAAELAQNRRVDIVVLSGQSEDVRSLIPQIVAERETAAGT, encoded by the coding sequence GTGAGCGCCAAGGGCCGGCGTCCAAAACAGCACGAGGAGGACGATCACCCGGACGAACGCTGGATGGCCTCCTACATGGACATGGTCACCGTGCTGATGTGTATGTTCATTGTCCTGTTCGCCATGTCCACTGTGGACGCGAAGAAGTTCGAGCAGCTCAAGGAATCCCTGGCCACCGGTTTCGGTGCCGAGGAGAGCAACACAGTGGACACCGCCGTCGGCATCATCGTGCCGCCGGACAAGGTGGACAGCGAAGAGACCGTTGAGCCCGACGCCGCGCTGGCCGCCAAGGAAGTGGACGATCTCACGGCGCTCCAGGACGCCATTTACGCGGGCCTGCAGGAAAAGGGCCTGGAAGACGCCGTGCGCTTCGAAATGGATGAGCGCGGCCTGACCATCCGGCTGGTCAGCTCGGAAATGTTCTTCGCCCCGGACCTGGCCGACCTCACCGACGAGGCCGTCCAGGTGCTGGACACCGTAGGTCCCGCACTCGCTCCGACCACCTACCAGGTTTCGGTGGAAGGCCATACCGCCCAGGTCCGCCAGTACGCCGACGACGCGTTGGACTGGGAACTGTCCTCGTCCCGTTCGGTGAACGTGCTGCGTTACCTCGTCTCCGGCGGGGGAGTGAAGCAGGACCACATGAAGGCAGTGGGTTACGGCGAATCCCGCCCGCTGACCCCCGGCAGGGACGCCGCCGAACTCGCCCAGAACCGGCGGGTGGACATAGTGGTCCTGTCCGGACAAAGCGAAGACGTCCGCTCGCTCATCCCCCAAATCGTGGCCGAGCGTGAAACCGCGGCAGGCACCTAA
- a CDS encoding flagellar FlbD family protein, which produces MIVLTRLNDAQFAINPDLIERIHSNPDTTLVMVDGAKYIVTESLQEVIDRIAAYRAQVISMARDIPPRVPGRPLGLVPDAFPAAPEKAPPSNAVPLRPRND; this is translated from the coding sequence ATGATTGTTCTTACGCGTCTCAACGATGCTCAGTTCGCGATCAACCCTGACCTGATCGAGCGGATCCACTCCAACCCGGACACCACCCTGGTGATGGTCGACGGCGCGAAGTACATCGTGACGGAGAGCCTGCAGGAAGTTATCGACCGCATTGCGGCCTACCGGGCGCAGGTGATTTCCATGGCACGCGACATCCCTCCCCGCGTTCCCGGGCGTCCCCTTGGGCTCGTGCCCGACGCTTTTCCGGCGGCCCCGGAGAAAGCTCCCCCCAGCAATGCAGTGCCCCTTCGCCCTAGGAACGACTAA
- the fliN gene encoding flagellar motor switch protein FliN: MSSPHSLHADAVSALVRGLPTPLVLEPIPHNGAGVPASHTATAVTASFVGTESADLALVLDSSSPLADVAGTDSALVSAADVLRPSLEAASATLGVGVLGEARTEDASALFADPDSVVFELRSPEGTAGWFAIRLRDTPGTSGGTTDPSIVGKMGRINNIEMALTVEIGHTRMSVRDVLNLEPGRVVELDRSAGAPADILLNGRLIANGEVVVIDQDYAVRITKILDVVEGLN, translated from the coding sequence ATGTCCAGCCCCCACAGCCTGCACGCCGACGCCGTTTCCGCCCTGGTGCGCGGCCTGCCCACCCCCCTTGTCCTGGAACCGATCCCGCATAACGGGGCAGGCGTACCGGCGTCGCACACTGCGACGGCGGTCACCGCGTCCTTCGTGGGCACCGAATCGGCGGACCTCGCCCTGGTCCTGGACAGTTCCTCGCCGCTGGCCGACGTCGCAGGCACCGACTCCGCGCTCGTTTCGGCCGCGGACGTACTGCGTCCCTCGCTCGAAGCGGCGAGTGCCACCCTGGGCGTCGGCGTGCTCGGCGAAGCCCGCACCGAGGACGCTTCCGCCCTCTTCGCCGATCCGGACAGCGTCGTCTTCGAACTGCGCTCCCCGGAGGGCACCGCCGGGTGGTTCGCCATCCGCCTGCGGGACACCCCCGGCACTTCCGGCGGCACCACCGACCCCTCGATCGTCGGCAAGATGGGCCGCATCAACAACATCGAGATGGCGCTGACCGTGGAAATCGGACACACCCGCATGTCCGTCCGCGACGTGCTGAACCTCGAACCCGGCCGGGTGGTGGAGCTGGACCGCTCCGCCGGTGCCCCCGCGGACATCCTGCTGAACGGCCGGCTCATCGCCAACGGCGAAGTTGTGGTCATTGACCAGGATTACGCCGTGCGGATCACCAAAATCCTGGACGTGGTCGAGGGGCTCAATTAG
- the fliP gene encoding flagellar type III secretion system pore protein FliP (The bacterial flagellar biogenesis protein FliP forms a type III secretion system (T3SS)-type pore required for flagellar assembly.): MSAAVDVRRARHALTLAAALFFAVAALLLLGAAAGHATTFDPAAPVAPTDPSAPTEPDDGGGLSIDINGQDGGPSTAVTTLIGITLLSVAPSLLLMLSSFTKIFVVLAMTRNALSLPSIPPNQVLAGLALFLSLFIMAPVISEINTIAVQPYLNGELNFDAALDTGSGPLQQFMLAHTREEDIALMTRAAGQENPETPESVPLTTLIPAFMISELRAAFIIGFVIFVPFLVIDLVVSAALMSMGMMMLPPVMISLPFKILLFILVDGWGLIITSLVNSYQGGT; this comes from the coding sequence GTGAGCGCCGCCGTCGACGTGCGCAGGGCACGGCACGCGCTTACCCTGGCCGCCGCCCTGTTCTTCGCAGTGGCCGCCCTGCTCCTGCTGGGAGCCGCAGCCGGGCACGCCACCACTTTCGATCCCGCCGCGCCCGTTGCGCCTACCGACCCCAGTGCTCCCACGGAGCCGGACGACGGCGGCGGGCTGAGCATCGATATCAACGGCCAGGACGGCGGGCCCTCCACTGCCGTGACCACGCTCATCGGCATCACCCTGCTTTCGGTGGCGCCGTCATTGCTGCTGATGCTCAGCTCCTTCACGAAGATCTTCGTGGTGCTGGCCATGACCCGCAACGCCCTGTCGCTGCCTTCAATCCCGCCCAACCAGGTCCTGGCCGGGCTGGCACTGTTCCTCTCGCTTTTCATCATGGCGCCCGTGATCAGCGAAATTAACACGATCGCCGTGCAGCCCTACCTCAACGGCGAGCTCAACTTCGATGCCGCTCTCGACACCGGGTCCGGGCCGCTGCAGCAGTTCATGCTCGCCCACACCCGGGAAGAGGACATCGCACTGATGACCCGCGCGGCCGGGCAGGAGAATCCCGAAACCCCCGAGTCCGTTCCGCTGACCACCTTGATCCCGGCGTTCATGATCTCGGAGCTGCGGGCGGCGTTCATCATCGGGTTCGTGATTTTCGTGCCGTTCCTCGTCATCGACCTGGTGGTGTCCGCAGCACTGATGTCCATGGGCATGATGATGCTCCCGCCGGTGATGATTTCGCTGCCGTTCAAGATCCTGCTGTTCATCCTCGTGGACGGCTGGGGACTGATCATTACGTCCTTGGTCAACAGTTACCAGGGCGGCACCTAG